A window from Sebastes fasciatus isolate fSebFas1 chromosome 22, fSebFas1.pri, whole genome shotgun sequence encodes these proteins:
- the LOC141760708 gene encoding sterile alpha motif domain-containing protein 9-like, with product MANGPALSTAKRGEIDIGNEISDSFSQLDVLYANQFERESFNQELLDQTEENFYRGAPPKWLNFHISEKAESEGTGTPFIKRDGYDTLVEQIHQKRKNPGISTVKLFHQPGCGGTTLAMKVLWDLRKTFRSAVLTGSTSDSTRVAEEVVHLFTAGSQGNQNTVLLLVNDEKILGNLQDRIRMTIAEQNIVTYMPVVILLNCVREDEVLKKDDHVVLEEVLSDTEKQTFSEKKRELDRRYSEKCKQFHGFNIMQTNFSQAYIQEACSVFKTVKRAKRTQKTQLAAFLSLLNAYVPGSYLLESQCLDFFKHDGNMRGDFSLEDRMEPFSHLIVTFQHDLGSEKKVCMAHPMIARCCTELMAKAGLTRSDTARNFLTCLCSDEVPPFLLGFVKDMLTKRRPKRRPKRSPITSTEIKEDKEKYSRLILDIQENEDNKQSVLVLKLASKLFYQNPFFPQALARFYYTEVKDYNLAEMWAERAKLRDPQNSFVADTLGQVHKNHLKKLEHPSNPREILQLATKAIDAFKAEERLAENERGMDMKGDGNTKVSTVFNTRGLLGYLQVCNLVYDLLVQQNDIWRRVLTKSVSLGSVLESLGDNKLFRFYGLINSLRDEIERKCAFLNKYLTYSKPDMKKDDPEYFSKGISECYRNYVGNSPSDEFKQKGADLIQKLKQNLADTSAGVLSCLDRECTESDLREITTWWEEIFLQKDSVTSLVNYILAHIMLRNMGAMPPSDCQHLTAFKEKMPLIHEDSPELHMLTLLLCWPTDSDEKCVLDLSKLILRMRCSYEHAYEMHFRSRYLRPLFFIGNGQDLNRIVHRKVLEEMFLEQNEKTSNWSNKKIFKDPKVQARLLKVKGEVRNYRVYATIGGTAIEVDANHQNSLWRRRQVSFYLGFTIRGPVAFDIKTKPAEKDKKVAVETSVTESSEPEQIKPEATTRGQHFLDRHRRALINRVSDTGAIMDKLKDVRLISNENYEAVRSLNNTQDQMCGILQCLTSTGKDALYEILKGMRSMRPLIAELEGSE from the exons ATGGCAAATGGACCAGCCCTGTCCACGGCTAAAAGAGGGGAAATTGACATTGGAAACGAAATCAGTGATTCGTTCTCACAGCTGGATGTTCTCTATGCAAATCAGTTTGAAAGAGAGTCTTTCAATCAGGAACTTCTTGATCAGACAGAGGAAAACTTTTACAGAGGGGCCCCACCCAAATGGTTAAACTTTCATATTAGTGAAAAGGCAGAGTCAGAAGGCACTGGGACTCCTTTCATCAAACGAGATGGATATGATACACTTGTGGAACAAATtcaccaaaaaagaaaaaacccgGGAATATCAACCGTTAAACTGTTCCACCAGCCAGGGTGCGGGGGAACCACACTGGCCATGAAGGTGTTGTGGGATTTGAGGAAAACCTTCAGGAGCGCTGTTTTAACAGGCTCAACCTCAGACTCCACTCGTGTTGCAGAGGAGGTGGTCCACCTTTTCACAGCAGGCAGTCAAGGCAACCAGAACACTGTGCTGCTGTTGGTGAATGATGAGAAGATTTTGGGAAATCTGCAAGACCGCATTAGGATGACGATTGCTGAGCAGAACATAGTCACCTATATGCCTGTGGTGATTTTACTCAACTGTGTTAGAGAGGATGAAGTTCTAAAGAAGGATGACCATGTTGTCCTAGAAGAAGTACTTTCTGACACAGAGAAGCAAACATTTtctgagaaaaagagagaacttGACAGAAGGTACAGTGAGAAATGCAAACAATTCCACGGCTTTAACATAATGCAAACTAATTTCTCTCAGGCTTACATCCAGGAGGCTTGTTCTGTATTCAAAACCGTCAAAAGAGCAAAGAGAACACAGAAGACCCAGCTTGCTGCCTTCCTATCCCTGCTGAATGCCTACGTACCAGGCTCATATCTCCTGGAGTCTCAGTGCCTGGACTTCTTCAAACATGACGGAAACATGCGCGGAGACTTTTCTCTGGAGGACAGAATGGAGCCCTTTAGCCATCTCATCGTCACCTTCCAACATGATCTaggatctgaaaaaaaagtctgcatGGCTCACCCTATGATAGCACGGTGCTGCACTGAATTGATGGCTAAGGCAGGTCtgaccagaagtgacacagcaAGAAACTTCTTGACCTGTTTGTGCAGCGATGAGGTTCCTCCATTTTTGCTTGGTTTTGTCAAAGACATGCTAACCAAACGAAGACCCAAACGAAGACCCAAACGGAGCCCAATCACCAGTACCGAGATTAAAGAGGACAAAGAAAAGTATTCTAGGCTGATTCTAGACATTCAAGAGAATGAGGACAATAAACAGAGCGTATTAGTTCTAAAACTGGCGTCAAAATTGTTTTATCAAAATCCATTTTTTCCACAAGCACTTGCTCGTTTTTATTACACAGAGGTAAAAGACTACAACCTGGCAGAAATGTGGGCAGAGAGAGCAAAGCTAAGAGATCCCCAAAATTCATTTGTTGCTGATACACTAGGCCAAGTCCATAAGAACCATTTGAAGAAATTGGAGCATCCTTCCAATCCAAGAGAAATTTTGCAACTGGCCACGAAGGCCATTGACGCTTTCAAAGCTGAAGAAAGACTTGCTGAAAATGAACGAGGGATGGACATGAAAGGAGATGGCAATACCAAAGTCTCGACTGTTTTTAACACCAGAGGGCTGTTAGGTTATCTGCAGGTTTGTAACCTTGTGTACGACCTACTTGTCCAGCAGAACGATATTTGGAGAAGAGTTCTTACAAAGAGTGTCTCGTTGGGCTCTGTCCTGGAATCACTTGGAGACAACAAACTCTTCAGATTTTACGGTCTAATAAACAGCCTCAGAGATGAGATTGAGAGGAAATGTGCATTTCTTAATAAATATCTGACTTATTCGAAGCCTGATATGAAGAAAGATGATCCCGAGTACTTTTCCAAAGGCATCTCAGAATGCTACAGGAATTATGTCGGAAACTCCCCGTCAGACGAGTTCAAACAAAAGGGCGCTGATCTCATCCAGAAGCTGAAACAAAACCTAGCGGACACCTCCGCTGGAGTACTCTCATGTCTTGACAGAGAATGCACTGAATCAGACCTTAGAGAAATAACTACATGGTGGGAAGAAATCTTTCTACAAAAAGATTCAGTAACGTCTCTGGTCAACTACATCCTCGCTCATATCATGTTAAGAAACATGGGAGCAATGCCTCCTTCTGATTGCCAACATTTAACTGCATTTAAAGAGAAAATGCCTCTGATCCACGAAGATTCACCTGAGCTCCACATGTTGACCCTCCTCCTGTGCTGGCCTACAGATAGTGACGAAAAATGTGTCCTTGACCTCAGTAAATTAATTCTGCGTATGCGTTGCTCTTATGAGCACGCATATGAGATGCACTTTCGATCGAGGTACCTCCGCCCTCTGTTTTTCATTGGAAACGGTCAAGATCTGAACAGAATTGTTCACAGAAAGGTCCTTGAAGAAATGTTTCTTGAGCAAAATGAGAAAACGAGCAACTGGAGCAACAAGAAGATTTTCAAAGATCCCAAGGTCCAAGCACGCCTTCTCAAAGTCAAAGGGGAGGTGCGAAACTACAGAGTCTATGCAACTATTGGCGGCACAGCGATTGAGGTGGACGCAAACCACCAAAACAGCCTCTGGAGACGACGCCAAGTTTCCTTTTACCTTGGATTTACCATCAGAGGTCCTGTGGCCTTTGACATCAAGACAAAACCTGCAGAAAAGGATAAGAAGG TGGCCGTAGAAACCTCAGTGACAGAAAGCTCAGAACCCGAGCAAATAAAACCAGAAGCTACCACTAGAG GTCAGCATTTCTTGGATCGCCATCGGAGAGCCCTGATAAACAGAGTGAGCGATACAGGAGCCATCATGGACAAGCTCAAGGATGTGAGGCTGATCTCAAATGAGAACTACGAGGCTGTGAGATCTTTAAACAACACGCAAGACCAGATGTGCGGCATCCTACAGTGTTTGACTTCAACCGGGAAAGACGCTCTCTATGAAATCCTTAAAGGGATGAGGAGTATGAGGCCTCTGATCGCTGAGCTTGAGGGATCTGAATAA